A portion of the Bombus pascuorum chromosome 8, iyBomPasc1.1, whole genome shotgun sequence genome contains these proteins:
- the LOC132909967 gene encoding putative uncharacterized protein DDB_G0290521 isoform X2 gives MRVHEFLIILFTIGLVALQPGEGAHQCYQCKGNSCKEQKLETCKSPDTNSTSSTTSSTASTTPEASTLSTASSTASSTASSTASNTASTKPGTPTSNTASTPAPTPAPTPAPTPAPTAAPTAAPTAAPTPAPTPAPTPAPTAAPTAAPTAAPTAAPTPAPTPAPTPAPNSTPNPVPNPTPNPVPNKTKGTTTTTHAAAMNIDRKRRSVIDRFSRIQSVSTNVTYHCYSKTENGTESKGCTSETNFCKDKDNCIVCDTDGCNSATSTVVFTSMIFSLAVIVLFVR, from the exons ATGAGAGTGcacgaatttttaataatcttgTTCACGATCGGACTCGTTGCCTTACAACCGG GGGAAGGAGCACACCAGTGCTATCAATGCAAGGGCAATTCATGTAAGGAACAGAAACTTGAAACATGCAAGTCTCCCGACACGAATTCAACCTCGAGTACAACCTCGAGTACAGCCTCGACTACACCCGAGGCTTCAACCTTGAGTACAGCCTCCAGTACAGCCTCCAGTACAGCCTCCAGTACAGC CTCCAATACAGCTTCGACTAAACCAGGAACTCCAACCTCCAATACAGCTTCGACTCCAGCCCCGACTCCAGCCCCGACTCCAGCCCCGACTCCAGCCCCGACTGCAGCCCCGACTGCAGCCCCGACTGCAGCCCCGACTCCAGCCCCGACTCCAGCCCCGACTCCAGCCCCGACTGCAGCCCCGACTGCAGCCCCGACTGCAGCCCCGACTGCAGCCCCGACTCCAGCCCCGACTCCAGCCCCGACTCCAGCCCCGAATTCAACCCCGAATCCAGTCCCGAATCCAACCCCGAATCCAGTCCCGAATAAAACAAAAGGCACGACTACAACCACGCATGCAG CTGCCATGAATATTGATAGAAAGCGTAGAAGTgtgatcgatcgattctcACGAATACAGTCCGTTAGTACCAACGTTACATATCACTGTTATTCAAAAACTG agAATGGTACGGAATCCAAGGGTTGTACCtcagaaacaaatttctgcaAAGATAAAGATAATTGTATAGTCTGCGATACGGATGGATGCAATTCGGCAACGTCAACTGTTGTATTTACATCTATGATTTTCTCTTTGGCAGTAATCGTATTGTTTGTAAGATAA
- the LOC132909967 gene encoding anti-sigma-I factor RsgI2-like isoform X1: MRVHEFLIILFTIGLVALQPGEGAHQCYQCKGNSCKEQKLETCKSPDTNSTSSTTSSTASTTPEASTLSTASSTASSTASSTASSTASSTASTKPGTPTSNTASTKPGTPTSNTASTPAPTPAPTPAPTPAPTAAPTAAPTAAPTPAPTPAPTPAPTAAPTAAPTAAPTAAPTPAPTPAPTPAPNSTPNPVPNPTPNPVPNKTKGTTTTTHAAAMNIDRKRRSVIDRFSRIQSVSTNVTYHCYSKTENGTESKGCTSETNFCKDKDNCIVCDTDGCNSATSTVVFTSMIFSLAVIVLFVR; encoded by the exons ATGAGAGTGcacgaatttttaataatcttgTTCACGATCGGACTCGTTGCCTTACAACCGG GGGAAGGAGCACACCAGTGCTATCAATGCAAGGGCAATTCATGTAAGGAACAGAAACTTGAAACATGCAAGTCTCCCGACACGAATTCAACCTCGAGTACAACCTCGAGTACAGCCTCGACTACACCCGAGGCTTCAACCTTGAGTACAGCCTCCAGTACAGCCTCCAGTACAGCCTCCAGTACAGCCTCCAGTACAGCCTCCAGTACAGCTTCGACTAAACCAGGAACTCCAACCTCCAATACAGCTTCGACTAAACCAGGAACTCCAACCTCCAATACAGCTTCGACTCCAGCCCCGACTCCAGCCCCGACTCCAGCCCCGACTCCAGCCCCGACTGCAGCCCCGACTGCAGCCCCGACTGCAGCCCCGACTCCAGCCCCGACTCCAGCCCCGACTCCAGCCCCGACTGCAGCCCCGACTGCAGCCCCGACTGCAGCCCCGACTGCAGCCCCGACTCCAGCCCCGACTCCAGCCCCGACTCCAGCCCCGAATTCAACCCCGAATCCAGTCCCGAATCCAACCCCGAATCCAGTCCCGAATAAAACAAAAGGCACGACTACAACCACGCATGCAG CTGCCATGAATATTGATAGAAAGCGTAGAAGTgtgatcgatcgattctcACGAATACAGTCCGTTAGTACCAACGTTACATATCACTGTTATTCAAAAACTG agAATGGTACGGAATCCAAGGGTTGTACCtcagaaacaaatttctgcaAAGATAAAGATAATTGTATAGTCTGCGATACGGATGGATGCAATTCGGCAACGTCAACTGTTGTATTTACATCTATGATTTTCTCTTTGGCAGTAATCGTATTGTTTGTAAGATAA